Proteins from a genomic interval of Phlebotomus papatasi isolate M1 chromosome 3, Ppap_2.1, whole genome shotgun sequence:
- the LOC129807781 gene encoding uncharacterized protein LOC129807781: MALMQENEFLSLDVEEQEAENQPKRLKTREKRTKLSQRDIFISFVEQNPEVLDNNDAAYAKKWKILASKLNTIEPKKSTSAWIKNLKEWEYSLKSKYNKAKKNSRVATEMSNFEMRALAAFGIIRLKGNSELSNLFFPETISTSTPTTRILSTQSGANSSLASPDESFLGEVGCCTSLEMEDFVNQHDKESLPQKTKSFDIPVESLEQVIPPKKKSRSLLRDPDMAEILNVLSDQNKVNQKNAQIAEKNAESFATIANSLKDMVGFFIAGNRQTQNKE; the protein is encoded by the exons ATGGCTCTAATGCAGGAAAATGAGTTTCTATCACTTGATGTGGAGG AGCAGGAAGCTGAAAACCAACCTAAAAGACTGAAGACCAGAGAGAAGCGTACCAAACTCAGCCAGCGCGATATTTTCATTAGTTTTGTGGAGCAAAATCCGGAAGTACTAGACAATAATGATGCAGCATAtgcaaaaaaatggaaaattctggCAAGTAAACTTAATACGATTGAGCCGAAGAAGAGTACCAGTGCGTGGATAAAGAACCTCAAAGAATGGGAGTACTCCCTCAAATCCAAATACAATAAAGCGAAAAAAAACTCCCGGGTGGCAACAGAAATGTCCAATTTTGAGATGAGGGCTCTAGCAGCCTTTGGAATCATACGTTTGAAAGGAAATTCAGAACTTTCAAACCTATTTTTTCCTGAAACAATTTCCACATCGACACCTACCACAAGGATTTTGAGCACACAGTCAGGTGCAAATTCTTCACTAGCCTCTCCAGATGAATCCTTTTTAGGTGAAGTTGGTTGTTGCACGTCTCTAGAAATGGAGGATTTTGTTAATCAACATGACAAAGAATCACTCCCACAGAAGACAAAATCATTTGATATTCCTGTGGAATCCTTGGAGCAGGTAATTCCACCGAAAAAGAAGTCTCGATCTTTGCTACGTGATCCTGATATGGCAGAGATTCTGAATGTTCTTTCTGACCAAAATAAAGTCAACCAGAAAAATGCTCAAATTGCTGAGAAGAACGCTGAGAGCTTTGCTACCATCGCTAATTCTCTTAAGGATATGGTGGGTTTCTTTATCGCTGGAAATCGCCAAAcacaaaataaagaataa